The following coding sequences are from one Virgibacillus necropolis window:
- the ssuE gene encoding NADPH-dependent FMN reductase — translation MSEIVIISGSPSEFSRSDQVLKYLGTLLKREHFSVTHISVKDVPYEDLFLGKYDSPAIKEIATLIQDAKGVIVGSPVYKGAYSGVLKTLLDVLPQDVLQHTPVLPLMTGGSMSHLLALEYTLKPVLATLKGHNLKGLYLLDSQIDKQKETPIIDDGVLERTKKQLYYFTDLVNSQSVVVPSV, via the coding sequence ATGAGTGAAATCGTTATTATCTCTGGAAGTCCATCTGAATTTTCCAGGTCAGATCAAGTACTGAAATATTTAGGAACTCTACTTAAACGGGAACACTTTTCCGTGACTCATATTTCTGTAAAGGATGTGCCATATGAAGATTTGTTTCTCGGTAAATATGACAGCCCGGCTATTAAAGAAATCGCGACATTAATACAAGATGCTAAAGGTGTTATTGTTGGATCACCAGTATATAAAGGTGCTTATTCAGGAGTACTAAAAACTTTACTCGATGTTTTGCCGCAAGATGTCTTGCAGCATACGCCGGTACTCCCACTAATGACGGGGGGAAGTATGTCCCATCTACTAGCACTTGAGTATACATTGAAACCTGTGTTAGCAACATTAAAGGGACACAACTTAAAAGGACTTTATCTACTGGATAGTCAAATTGATAAACAGAAGGAAACCCCAATTATTGATGACGGTGTATTAGAACGCACGAAAAAGCAACTCTATTATTTTACCGACCTAGTAAACAGTCAAAGTGTAGTAGTTCCGTCAGTCTGA
- a CDS encoding bile acid:sodium symporter family protein, which translates to MKTLGKISNFAGNTFAIWVILFAILAFFLPGGFTWIAPHIALLLGVIMFGMGLTLSLSDFKAVFQAPKSVLITVLAQFIVMPLLAFGLATVFQLPAEIAVGVILVGCCPGGTASNVMTFLAKGNTALSVSVTTVSTLLAPILTPALTLLLASKWLPVSAGSMFLSIVQIVLLPIVLGIVVRLLFRKQVEKSVAALPLVSVVGIVAVAAAVVAVNTENIVKEGLIIFAVVVLHNVLGLALGFLVAKAFKLDFHDQKAVSIEVGMQNSGLGATLALAYFSPIAAVPSAIFSVWHNISGPILATWWGKNSEHTEPIDKDEKTA; encoded by the coding sequence TTGAAGACATTGGGAAAAATCAGCAATTTTGCTGGTAATACATTTGCAATATGGGTTATTTTATTTGCTATTTTAGCTTTCTTTTTACCCGGAGGATTTACCTGGATTGCGCCACATATAGCGCTACTCCTCGGAGTTATTATGTTTGGTATGGGGCTTACGCTCTCCTTGAGTGATTTTAAAGCGGTTTTTCAGGCGCCAAAAAGTGTACTGATTACCGTATTAGCGCAGTTTATCGTTATGCCGTTGCTTGCTTTTGGACTTGCAACCGTTTTTCAACTTCCTGCAGAGATTGCAGTAGGGGTTATTTTAGTGGGATGCTGTCCTGGTGGTACTGCGTCTAATGTTATGACCTTTTTAGCAAAAGGAAATACAGCTTTATCTGTTTCAGTAACAACTGTATCGACGTTGCTAGCGCCGATTTTAACACCAGCATTAACCTTGCTACTAGCAAGTAAGTGGTTACCTGTTTCAGCTGGAAGCATGTTCTTATCAATCGTACAAATTGTTTTGCTTCCGATTGTTCTTGGGATTGTAGTTCGCTTATTATTCCGGAAACAAGTGGAAAAAAGTGTTGCGGCATTACCGCTTGTTTCTGTAGTTGGGATTGTAGCAGTGGCTGCCGCAGTAGTTGCAGTTAATACGGAAAATATCGTTAAAGAGGGCCTAATCATTTTCGCTGTTGTTGTTTTACATAATGTGTTGGGACTTGCTCTTGGTTTCTTAGTGGCAAAGGCATTTAAGTTAGACTTCCACGATCAAAAGGCCGTTTCGATCGAGGTTGGCATGCAAAATTCTGGACTTGGGGCAACATTAGCGCTTGCCTATTTTTCACCAATTGCTGCCGTTCCTAGTGCTATATTTAGTGTATGGCATAATATTTCTGGACCAATTTTGGCGACATGGTGGGGGAAGAATAGTGAGCATACAGAACCGATAGATAAAGATGAAAAAACAGCATAA
- the eutH gene encoding ethanolamine utilization protein EutH gives MGINDVIVLIVVGFLCLGAIDKCFGNKLGFGDRFTDGFKTMGSLTLAMVGIISLAPVLASFLTPIIAPVYGLVGADPAAFANTILAIDMGGHALAQEMAESPDAALFSWVFLGTMMGPTIVFTIPVALGIIEKEDHEYFAKGVLLGLITIPLGCLVGGLVANLNVMMIVRNLLPTMLFSILIAIGLWKKPAKMIVGFSVFGRFIEIVAIIGLTAIIIETLTGIIVIPNLSPLSEGIQVVGMIAVFLAGAFPMVMFISTALKKPLGKMGSKLGISETSTTGLVASLAHNIPMLTLLKHMEPRGKVINVAFAVSGAFVFGGHLGFVAGINKEVVFAMIVGKLVGGISAVILAIITFPKSKENV, from the coding sequence ATGGGTATTAATGATGTTATTGTTTTAATTGTAGTTGGATTTCTATGTTTAGGCGCAATTGATAAATGTTTCGGAAACAAACTGGGTTTTGGTGATCGATTTACAGATGGTTTTAAAACAATGGGTTCGCTAACACTGGCAATGGTTGGAATTATATCATTAGCGCCGGTTCTTGCTAGTTTTCTAACTCCAATAATTGCTCCTGTTTATGGGTTGGTTGGGGCAGATCCTGCAGCATTTGCGAATACAATTTTAGCGATAGATATGGGTGGACATGCATTAGCACAGGAAATGGCCGAAAGCCCTGATGCGGCATTATTTTCATGGGTATTTTTAGGAACAATGATGGGTCCTACCATCGTTTTTACCATTCCGGTGGCATTAGGTATTATTGAGAAAGAAGATCACGAATATTTTGCTAAAGGTGTTCTCTTGGGATTAATTACGATACCTCTTGGCTGTCTAGTAGGTGGACTAGTTGCTAATTTAAATGTAATGATGATAGTTAGAAATCTATTACCAACGATGCTGTTTTCCATTTTAATCGCGATTGGATTATGGAAAAAACCAGCAAAAATGATTGTTGGGTTTTCGGTTTTTGGGAGATTTATAGAAATAGTAGCTATTATTGGATTAACAGCAATAATTATTGAAACATTAACCGGGATTATAGTTATACCGAACCTGTCTCCATTGAGCGAAGGCATACAAGTTGTTGGAATGATCGCCGTTTTTCTCGCTGGTGCATTTCCAATGGTTATGTTTATTTCAACGGCATTAAAAAAACCCTTGGGTAAAATGGGTTCTAAGCTCGGGATTAGCGAGACCTCTACTACAGGTTTAGTAGCATCACTTGCACATAATATTCCGATGCTTACCTTACTAAAGCATATGGAGCCAAGAGGAAAAGTAATCAATGTAGCTTTTGCCGTGAGTGGAGCTTTTGTATTTGGAGGTCATTTAGGTTTTGTAGCAGGTATTAACAAAGAAGTAGTTTTTGCTATGATAGTTGGAAAACTAGTAGGTGGGATAAGTGCTGTTATTTTGGCGATTATTACCTTTCCTAAATCTAAAGAAAATGTATAG